The proteins below are encoded in one region of Mesotoga sp. Brook.08.105.5.1:
- a CDS encoding (2Fe-2S)-binding protein: MRIAFTVNGRLHELDIDPGEYLLEVLRRIGYKSVRRSCNSASCGTCTVLLNGKPILSCSTFAVSVDGQNIETVEGMADGDKLHPIQEAILEEGGAQCGYCIPGVVMTGEALLRENPDPSDEEIRLALNGNICRCTGYEPQNRAIKKAAQVMRGEIDE, from the coding sequence ATGAGAATTGCCTTTACTGTGAACGGAAGACTTCATGAACTCGATATTGACCCCGGTGAGTATCTGCTTGAAGTACTAAGGAGGATAGGCTATAAGAGCGTCAGAAGAAGCTGCAATTCTGCAAGTTGCGGAACTTGTACCGTTCTCCTGAATGGAAAGCCGATACTTTCATGTTCAACTTTTGCGGTTTCTGTTGATGGTCAGAACATTGAGACCGTCGAAGGCATGGCCGATGGAGACAAGTTGCACCCAATCCAGGAGGCCATTCTCGAAGAAGGCGGAGCTCAGTGCGGATACTGTATCCCCGGGGTAGTAATGACGGGAGAAGCTCTGCTAAGAGAAAACCCGGATCCTTCCGACGAAGAGATAAGGCTCGCGCTCAACGGGAACATCTGTAGATGCACGGGATATGAGCCTCAGAATCGAGCCATAAAAAAGGCGGCCCAAGTGATGCGAGGTGAAATCGATGAATGA
- a CDS encoding FAD binding domain-containing protein — MLSNVNEYFRPETVEEAFELMQRDRDHSIFLSGGTIVALMESSRIEKIIDLKSLRLDTVSITEDEIVVGASTTVESFRKDPLIRREFGDFFYDAFSLVGSWQIRNMATIGGSIAPKLGWSDVSTCLLAAGSSLMIYGVDGYQRMLISDYFSLPAGEKPLITHAILKKDGWFTAFEKFSKTTFDIATVNVGLSIRPEHGRIRAARVVCGSRPQYPARFESVEAAMVDLEINDVMPSIVRSLVYESFIGGSNMTASFEYRKHLASVLAQRAAEKLKGMIL; from the coding sequence ATGCTGTCTAACGTGAATGAGTACTTCAGACCGGAAACCGTCGAGGAGGCATTTGAACTCATGCAACGCGACAGAGATCATTCGATATTCCTTTCCGGAGGTACGATTGTAGCTCTTATGGAGTCTTCAAGAATCGAGAAGATCATCGATCTGAAATCTCTAAGGCTTGACACGGTATCGATCACCGAAGATGAAATAGTAGTCGGCGCCTCAACGACAGTCGAGTCTTTCAGAAAGGACCCACTGATAAGAAGGGAATTCGGAGATTTCTTTTACGACGCCTTCTCTTTAGTGGGCTCATGGCAGATTAGAAATATGGCGACTATCGGCGGCTCAATCGCCCCAAAACTTGGATGGTCGGACGTAAGCACCTGTCTTCTCGCTGCCGGCTCAAGTCTCATGATCTACGGGGTCGATGGTTACCAGCGAATGCTGATCTCTGATTACTTCTCGCTACCGGCAGGTGAAAAACCTCTGATCACTCACGCGATTCTTAAGAAGGACGGCTGGTTCACGGCCTTCGAGAAGTTCTCGAAGACTACTTTCGATATTGCGACGGTCAATGTAGGCCTTTCGATCAGACCGGAGCACGGGAGAATAAGAGCGGCCAGAGTTGTTTGCGGATCTAGACCGCAGTATCCGGCAAGGTTTGAAAGTGTCGAAGCGGCAATGGTGGATCTAGAGATAAACGATGTGATGCCTTCAATTGTAAGAAGTCTCGTTTATGAGAGCTTTATTGGGGGCTCGAATATGACCGCCTCCTTCGAGTACAGAAAGCACCTTGCTTCAGTGCTGGCCCAGAGAGCTGCTGAAAAACTGAAGGGGATGATTTTATGA
- a CDS encoding FAD binding domain-containing protein, translating into MSFSVLMPTSEEELMSILSRSDCNILAGGTDLLVKIRLKRIAPKNVVSLRHLRSFGKIEDLGDSIRVGCKVTMSELLSNETIGKHSKILKMALREVGSPQIRNRATLVGNVVNASPAGDSIVALLLSNATLQIVGQYGERIQSLADFIKGPGVTSLSKGEFVRSITFEKTGGFFPQFYKVGQRSSMAIAIASVGSLISESEIRLAFGSVAPVVVVPKEACEYYSSERSSFDESKFVELAMKRVSPIDDVRASQWYRTTVIRNLVFRTLKVWRKRGYNAV; encoded by the coding sequence ATGTCATTCAGTGTCCTTATGCCGACAAGTGAAGAGGAACTCATGTCGATTCTCTCCAGAAGCGACTGCAATATTCTCGCAGGCGGAACCGACCTACTTGTAAAAATCAGGTTGAAACGCATAGCGCCAAAAAATGTCGTGAGCCTGAGACATTTGAGGAGTTTCGGCAAGATAGAAGATCTCGGCGACTCAATAAGGGTCGGATGCAAAGTAACGATGTCCGAGCTTTTGAGCAACGAGACAATTGGAAAACATAGCAAAATATTGAAGATGGCTTTGAGAGAAGTAGGCAGCCCACAGATCCGAAACAGAGCAACTCTCGTAGGGAACGTTGTCAATGCTTCTCCTGCAGGCGATTCAATCGTTGCTCTCTTGCTCTCAAACGCGACTTTGCAGATTGTGGGCCAGTACGGGGAGAGAATTCAGAGTCTAGCCGACTTCATCAAAGGTCCGGGAGTGACATCTCTTTCAAAAGGCGAGTTTGTAAGATCCATAACTTTCGAGAAAACCGGGGGGTTCTTTCCTCAGTTCTACAAAGTTGGTCAGCGAAGTTCTATGGCCATAGCAATAGCTTCGGTAGGCTCCTTGATATCTGAATCGGAAATCAGACTCGCATTCGGCTCGGTAGCTCCCGTTGTAGTTGTTCCGAAAGAGGCGTGCGAATATTATTCGAGTGAAAGGAGCTCGTTCGATGAATCGAAATTCGTCGAACTGGCCATGAAGCGCGTCTCTCCCATAGATGATGTTCGAGCAAGTCAGTGGTACAGAACTACCGTTATCAGAAATCTAGTTTTCAGAACCCTAAAAGTCTGGAGAAAGAGGGGATATAATGCTGTCTAA
- a CDS encoding nucleotidyltransferase family protein, which produces MKSDSIVLLLLAAGESRRFGSEKLLADFAGKPILQWSLDSFGTIDAMGKILVVNPDFEPEMFEIGSFQTVINENYKDGISTSIVRGLRECPDSCEGIVLALADMPLITKEDVERLAGSVTTEDEMVSYVFEGKKGFPTYISRKVFSRLSRITGDRGAYQLVKSGLAKMREIEGRSHNVFDIDIPESMNCTDHGLGITDSNGGFRR; this is translated from the coding sequence ATGAAAAGTGATTCCATAGTACTGCTACTTCTGGCTGCAGGAGAGTCGAGACGCTTTGGCAGTGAGAAGCTTCTTGCGGACTTCGCAGGCAAGCCGATTCTGCAGTGGTCGCTGGACAGTTTTGGAACCATCGACGCAATGGGCAAGATTCTTGTGGTCAATCCTGATTTTGAACCGGAGATGTTTGAGATCGGATCGTTCCAGACGGTGATAAACGAGAACTACAAAGATGGGATTTCAACCAGCATCGTCAGGGGACTCAGAGAGTGCCCCGACAGCTGCGAAGGAATCGTTCTGGCCCTTGCAGACATGCCATTGATTACCAAAGAGGATGTGGAACGCCTGGCAGGTTCGGTAACCACTGAAGACGAGATGGTCTCCTACGTCTTTGAGGGAAAGAAAGGCTTTCCGACATATATTTCTAGAAAGGTCTTTTCCCGACTATCCAGAATAACCGGCGATAGAGGTGCATATCAACTGGTGAAAAGCGGGCTTGCCAAGATGCGCGAGATCGAAGGCCGAAGTCACAATGTCTTCGATATTGATATTCCGGAGAGTATGAATTGTACAGACCATGGTTTAGGTATTACAGATAGCAATGGAGGATTCCGGAGGTGA
- a CDS encoding (2Fe-2S)-binding protein, with translation MKISFILNNEKHTQEVREDMRLLDFLRDEMGLTGTKEGCGEGECGACTVIIDGKAVNSCLVLVPEIDGSEVVTIEGLSRSGELDPIQQTFIDEGAVQCGFCTPGMIMSAKALLDRNSAPSDEDIMEAIEGNLCRCTGYYKIIQAIRKSAESLAKTDEK, from the coding sequence ATGAAGATCAGCTTCATTCTAAACAATGAGAAGCATACACAGGAAGTAAGAGAAGATATGCGATTACTCGATTTTCTGCGTGATGAAATGGGGCTTACCGGAACAAAGGAAGGCTGCGGTGAGGGAGAGTGTGGAGCATGCACGGTCATTATTGATGGCAAAGCAGTCAACTCCTGCCTGGTTCTTGTTCCCGAAATCGACGGTTCAGAAGTGGTTACAATCGAAGGTCTTTCCAGGAGCGGCGAACTCGACCCGATTCAGCAGACTTTCATTGATGAGGGGGCGGTCCAATGTGGATTCTGTACGCCGGGGATGATAATGTCGGCGAAAGCCCTTCTGGACAGAAATTCAGCCCCAAGTGATGAAGACATTATGGAAGCCATAGAGGGAAATCTCTGCAGATGCACAGGTTACTACAAAATTATCCAAGCAATCCGTAAATCGGCAGAGAGCCTCGCTAAGACAGATGAAAAGTGA
- the thrC gene encoding threonine synthase, with translation MSKYLLKCITCGKEFAIDEVDYYCPDCGDRKGTLEVVYDFALVRKKFEFSLTSLQKRGIWAFDFLLPFEGKIDFPELLVGNTPLYKSRSLSRKYGIREVLIKDDGRNPTASFKDRASAIAVAKAVEKGFDTIFCASTGNAASSLSGLSAVSGLKSVIFVPSTAPVAKITQLQVYGSKILAIEASYDRVFDLSMEIGMSMGWYCRNSAINPYLLEGKKTCALELAFEMEDDLPDFIFVSAGDGTVLSSFYKGFEDMKELGLIEKVPKIAGIQAEGSAAIKKTYEAGFPFEPIDLEATTVADSICVGKPRDVIKACHYTEAHDGLLLSVSDNEILESIIELARETGVFAEPAGATAFAGFKKARKLGLVGEKDRVVIVVTGNGLKDLKNVSAVLPEVRILPPDRDAIEEALK, from the coding sequence TTGAGCAAATATCTTCTGAAGTGCATCACTTGTGGTAAGGAATTCGCAATAGACGAAGTAGACTACTACTGCCCCGATTGCGGTGATCGTAAGGGGACCCTCGAAGTCGTATACGATTTTGCGCTTGTGAGGAAAAAATTTGAGTTCAGTTTGACTTCTCTTCAAAAGAGGGGAATCTGGGCCTTTGACTTCCTTTTGCCGTTTGAAGGGAAAATCGATTTCCCGGAGCTGCTTGTTGGCAATACACCGCTCTACAAGAGTCGTTCTCTTTCGAGGAAATACGGAATTCGGGAAGTCTTGATAAAAGACGACGGAAGAAACCCGACAGCATCTTTCAAAGACAGGGCAAGCGCCATTGCTGTAGCAAAGGCAGTGGAAAAGGGGTTCGACACCATCTTCTGTGCCTCGACGGGAAATGCAGCCAGTTCTCTATCGGGACTTTCGGCCGTATCCGGCTTGAAGAGCGTTATCTTCGTGCCTTCAACCGCCCCTGTGGCGAAAATCACACAACTGCAGGTGTATGGTTCAAAGATTCTTGCGATAGAAGCAAGTTATGACAGAGTATTCGATCTCTCTATGGAGATAGGGATGTCTATGGGTTGGTATTGCAGAAACAGCGCGATCAATCCCTATCTACTGGAAGGGAAGAAAACCTGCGCGTTGGAACTCGCTTTCGAGATGGAGGACGATCTCCCTGATTTCATATTCGTTTCGGCCGGCGACGGGACTGTTCTCTCAAGTTTCTACAAGGGCTTTGAGGATATGAAGGAGTTGGGTCTCATCGAGAAAGTTCCGAAGATAGCCGGAATCCAGGCCGAAGGCTCTGCTGCGATCAAGAAGACCTATGAAGCGGGCTTCCCTTTCGAACCGATCGATCTTGAAGCAACCACAGTAGCCGACAGCATATGTGTTGGAAAACCAAGAGACGTCATAAAGGCCTGTCACTACACAGAAGCGCATGACGGTCTCCTTCTCTCGGTTTCGGACAACGAAATCCTTGAGAGTATAATAGAACTTGCGAGGGAAACCGGAGTGTTCGCCGAACCGGCCGGTGCAACTGCATTTGCGGGCTTCAAGAAGGCTAGGAAGCTTGGACTCGTAGGTGAAAAGGACCGAGTAGTGATAGTTGTCACCGGCAACGGACTTAAGGACCTCAAGAACGTTTCTGCGGTTCTTCCCGAAGTACGGATTCTGCCGCCGGATAGAGATGCAATCGAGGAGGCACTGAAATGA
- a CDS encoding 4Fe-4S binding protein has translation MNLSTEVAGISLKNPLMPASGPLTGDHRKMLALEAMGVGAMVTKTISTVAAKVPRPCIVADKDFVINTELWSEFPPDMWFEEFLPQYKKSSSLPLIVSLGYSPEDLRKLVPLFSRFADAFELSTHYVADDPSLMKELVSAVKEGTDKPVFLKFDPSVPDPAEMAKAVQDSGGDGIVAINSLGPVYPLDRRVNRSFLGSSDGFGWISGPVIKKLSLSSVRRIREGCSLPIIGVGGIQSADDVIDFLSCGASAVQMLSGALIKGKDLFKRIVDTLPSALEKRGFDSVIDAIDSAEIQKESFEVRNPLIDHEKCTRCGLCVAVCPYFALRLDEKVEVDPSECFGCGLCESRCPVSAIGGVLV, from the coding sequence GTGAATCTTTCGACAGAAGTGGCGGGTATTTCCCTTAAGAATCCATTGATGCCTGCCTCCGGTCCTCTTACAGGGGATCATAGGAAGATGCTCGCACTGGAAGCCATGGGAGTCGGAGCTATGGTTACGAAGACGATATCTACAGTAGCAGCTAAGGTCCCGAGACCTTGCATAGTAGCGGATAAGGACTTCGTAATCAATACTGAGCTTTGGAGCGAGTTCCCTCCTGACATGTGGTTTGAGGAGTTTCTACCGCAATACAAGAAATCATCAAGTCTTCCTCTGATAGTCAGTCTAGGTTACTCACCTGAAGATCTTCGAAAGCTGGTCCCGTTATTCTCAAGGTTTGCAGATGCTTTCGAGCTGTCTACTCATTACGTCGCCGATGACCCTTCGCTTATGAAGGAGTTGGTCTCTGCCGTTAAGGAAGGCACGGACAAGCCGGTCTTTCTGAAGTTCGACCCATCTGTGCCTGATCCGGCTGAAATGGCAAAGGCCGTCCAGGACTCCGGTGGCGACGGAATCGTTGCAATAAACTCGCTTGGACCGGTCTATCCGCTGGACAGGAGGGTGAATCGTTCGTTTTTGGGAAGCAGCGATGGGTTTGGCTGGATAAGCGGTCCCGTAATCAAGAAGCTTTCCCTCTCATCCGTAAGGAGAATACGCGAGGGCTGTTCTCTGCCGATTATAGGTGTCGGTGGCATTCAAAGCGCAGATGATGTAATTGACTTTCTCTCTTGCGGCGCATCCGCGGTGCAGATGCTTTCTGGAGCTCTGATAAAAGGCAAAGACCTCTTCAAAAGGATAGTAGACACTCTTCCGTCGGCTCTCGAGAAGAGAGGGTTCGATAGTGTAATAGATGCGATCGACTCTGCTGAAATACAGAAAGAGTCCTTTGAGGTGAGAAATCCGCTTATCGATCACGAGAAATGTACCAGATGCGGATTGTGTGTTGCGGTTTGCCCTTACTTTGCACTGAGGTTGGATGAGAAAGTGGAAGTGGATCCGTCTGAGTGTTTCGGTTGCGGGCTTTGCGAATCTCGCTGTCCCGTTAGCGCCATCGGGGGTGTACTGGTTTGA
- a CDS encoding amidohydrolase family protein — MQINGVSIFTNDGEFIEKGYVRVENGEIVKVSSGESSYDGENLHLDGKLLMPSLVNAHTHIYSTFSRGLGVSPFNPSSFTKLLEELWWRLDKALTLEDLEISAYVASIESLKAGVTSLFDHNSSPNAIDGSLERIAASVNDVGLRYCGAYEVSDRDGLEKRDRGIRENLEFSRESTQYKKGVFGFHASLTLSKETLSLASKEIAGKLPIHVHVAEGPEDQEHTIGVYDQRVLERFHRAGLMTENSIYAHCIHTTPSERGLIKNTKGYIVVNCQSNINNGVGFPEWKRFREEGAAVLVGNDGYGFNLSNDVRFMILGPHYIQRDPKASYSGDLSPSLFGANYELATRTFGANIGTIREGSSADLIVLNYRSPTEITAENFVDHFFFGICDNISVSDVFVGGERVLAQGVPTKVDEEIIYREARRLYKAFEKRF, encoded by the coding sequence ATGCAAATAAATGGAGTTTCTATTTTCACAAATGATGGAGAATTCATAGAAAAGGGATACGTGAGGGTAGAGAACGGGGAGATTGTGAAGGTCTCTTCAGGCGAAAGCAGCTATGATGGCGAGAATCTGCACTTAGACGGAAAGCTCTTGATGCCTTCGCTGGTAAATGCCCATACGCATATTTACTCAACTTTCTCTCGCGGATTGGGGGTCTCTCCCTTCAATCCATCCTCGTTCACAAAACTGCTGGAAGAGTTGTGGTGGAGACTGGATAAAGCCCTTACTCTTGAAGATCTTGAGATCTCGGCTTATGTGGCTTCAATCGAGTCGCTTAAGGCAGGCGTTACATCTCTCTTCGACCACAACTCTTCGCCAAACGCGATAGATGGTTCTCTGGAGAGAATCGCCGCTTCCGTCAACGATGTCGGTTTGAGGTACTGTGGAGCTTATGAGGTCTCGGACAGAGACGGATTGGAAAAACGTGACAGGGGAATAAGAGAGAATCTCGAGTTCAGCAGGGAGTCGACGCAGTACAAGAAAGGGGTTTTCGGTTTCCACGCTTCCCTCACTCTCTCAAAAGAGACACTGTCGCTGGCTTCAAAAGAGATAGCTGGTAAGCTTCCCATACACGTTCATGTTGCAGAGGGCCCCGAGGACCAGGAGCACACGATTGGCGTATATGACCAGAGAGTACTGGAGCGCTTCCATAGAGCCGGGCTCATGACAGAGAACTCAATCTACGCCCACTGCATTCACACTACACCATCTGAAAGGGGCCTGATAAAGAACACAAAGGGCTACATCGTGGTAAATTGCCAGTCGAATATCAACAATGGTGTTGGATTTCCTGAATGGAAACGCTTTAGAGAAGAAGGAGCTGCAGTGCTGGTAGGAAACGATGGTTACGGATTCAATCTCAGCAACGATGTAAGGTTCATGATTCTCGGTCCTCACTACATCCAGCGCGATCCGAAAGCCAGCTATTCAGGAGATCTAAGCCCTTCTCTCTTTGGAGCAAACTACGAACTTGCAACCAGAACGTTTGGAGCAAACATTGGAACGATTCGCGAGGGAAGCTCCGCAGATCTGATCGTACTCAACTACCGAAGTCCGACCGAAATCACGGCAGAGAATTTCGTGGATCATTTCTTCTTTGGAATCTGCGACAACATTTCGGTAAGCGATGTGTTCGTCGGTGGCGAGAGGGTCCTAGCGCAAGGAGTACCGACAAAAGTCGACGAAGAGATTATTTATAGAGAGGCAAGAAGGTTGTACAAAGCATTTGAGAAGAGATTCTAG
- a CDS encoding amidohydrolase family protein, whose amino-acid sequence MTFDLALENGTICAGDSVFPANLYVSGEEIAAISATRSSFPSREILDCSGLFLLPGFIDPHVHLSLNLGRYTSVDDFDSGSALAISGGVTTLIDFLDPVSSLLDFEKAKKSRMQTAADSRIDYAFHVTLAGSPGFSAEEIARAAIAEKMPSIKIFTTYSSSDRRTSDGMILNLLSLSRKLGFVLLAHAENDEIITETVSGFVSPTFKDLSDLRPTISEMTEVVKLALMSMDKQGQLYIVHLSSGETAKTLGSINVNWKDSTRLETCPQYLLLDNSPLLGEQGYLNTYCPPPRSAQERLLLVSSLREGEISSMGTDHCPFLRQEKLENRDDYLSMPNGSGSLGLSFSTANTLLEGDLTRVSSLLSTNAAKTFGLFPKRGLLAPGSIADIAVVDKDAEITVSRSPFTRSDHSLFDGMKLKGRVEAVVQRGRVAYKDGEVLLPRASGRFIERESIRWEDASCK is encoded by the coding sequence GTGACTTTTGACCTTGCCCTGGAAAACGGTACGATTTGCGCAGGAGACAGTGTCTTTCCTGCCAATCTCTATGTTTCGGGCGAGGAAATCGCGGCGATATCTGCAACCCGGAGCAGTTTCCCGTCACGCGAGATCCTTGACTGCTCCGGATTGTTTCTCTTGCCGGGATTCATCGATCCTCACGTACACCTTTCGTTGAATCTGGGAAGATATACGTCCGTTGACGACTTCGATTCGGGATCTGCTCTTGCAATCAGCGGGGGAGTAACCACGCTGATTGATTTTCTCGATCCCGTTTCCAGTCTTTTAGACTTTGAGAAAGCAAAGAAGAGTCGAATGCAGACGGCAGCAGACAGCAGGATAGATTACGCTTTCCACGTAACGCTTGCAGGAAGTCCTGGATTTTCCGCCGAAGAGATAGCCAGAGCTGCAATAGCCGAGAAGATGCCTTCTATAAAAATCTTCACGACATATAGTTCTTCCGATCGCAGAACAAGCGACGGAATGATCCTCAACCTGCTTTCGCTCTCAAGAAAGCTTGGGTTCGTTCTGCTGGCCCATGCGGAAAACGATGAAATAATAACTGAGACCGTTTCCGGTTTCGTAAGTCCTACTTTCAAAGATCTCTCGGATTTGAGACCGACTATTAGCGAGATGACCGAAGTAGTCAAGCTTGCCTTGATGTCTATGGACAAACAGGGCCAGCTGTACATCGTACATCTTTCCAGCGGCGAAACCGCAAAGACTCTCGGCTCGATCAATGTCAACTGGAAAGACTCTACAAGACTTGAAACCTGTCCTCAGTACCTACTGCTGGACAATAGCCCGCTACTCGGCGAGCAAGGTTATCTTAATACTTACTGCCCCCCTCCAAGGAGCGCACAGGAGAGACTGCTTCTTGTCTCTTCGTTGAGAGAGGGGGAGATCTCATCGATGGGCACGGATCACTGTCCATTCCTTAGGCAAGAGAAACTCGAGAATCGAGATGACTATTTGTCGATGCCGAACGGCTCTGGATCGCTAGGCCTATCCTTTTCCACCGCAAACACTTTGCTTGAAGGCGACCTCACAAGAGTCTCTTCTCTGCTTTCAACAAACGCGGCCAAGACGTTCGGATTGTTTCCAAAGAGAGGGCTGCTGGCTCCCGGATCTATCGCAGATATCGCCGTTGTCGATAAGGATGCAGAGATTACCGTCTCAAGATCGCCTTTCACAAGATCCGACCACTCTCTTTTCGATGGCATGAAGCTAAAGGGAAGGGTGGAAGCGGTAGTTCAAAGAGGCAGAGTCGCCTACAAAGACGGTGAAGTTCTGCTTCCCAGGGCTTCGGGACGCTTCATCGAACGCGAATCAATTCGTTGGGAGGATGCTTCATGCAAATAA
- a CDS encoding ornithine carbamoyltransferase, giving the protein MSSILRGRDFITTQDFDRTEIDLMLDLSSDLKRRFATSEPTPLLPYQTVFLMFFDQSTRTRNSMEAGITQLGGHAHYLDPSTMQTAHGEVPRDTAMILSRYGHAIAVRHCKFKAGNPYLRSLAEHADVPILNLQDDVYHPMQVMADMMTIRERFGTNLNGLKVAITWAYAESHLKPLSVPQSQILLFTRYGMDVKLAYPKGFDLMPDIVDQAKQNAENSGAKFDILHDMDEAFKDADIVIPKSWGGFYVSEDPQEIMEEVRKNKDWICTPERMKLANRRAVYMHALPADRGREVVDEVIDGPQSIVIDEAENRLHTAKAVMALTMGGRP; this is encoded by the coding sequence ATGAGTAGCATTTTGAGAGGCAGAGACTTCATCACCACACAGGACTTTGACAGAACGGAGATTGATCTGATGCTCGATCTGTCTTCCGATCTGAAACGGAGATTTGCAACGAGCGAACCGACCCCTTTGCTTCCTTATCAAACGGTGTTCTTGATGTTCTTCGATCAATCAACTAGAACACGCAACTCGATGGAAGCGGGAATAACACAGCTGGGCGGACACGCTCACTATCTGGACCCTTCGACGATGCAGACTGCGCACGGAGAGGTTCCTAGAGATACCGCGATGATTCTTTCGAGATACGGCCACGCAATCGCTGTAAGGCACTGCAAGTTCAAGGCGGGAAATCCTTATCTGAGATCTCTTGCCGAACACGCGGATGTCCCAATTCTGAATCTGCAGGATGATGTCTATCATCCTATGCAGGTTATGGCCGATATGATGACGATTAGAGAGAGATTTGGAACGAATCTCAACGGCCTGAAGGTCGCGATAACATGGGCTTATGCCGAAAGCCATCTCAAGCCTCTTTCCGTTCCACAGTCCCAGATTCTTCTCTTCACGAGATACGGTATGGACGTGAAGTTAGCGTATCCGAAGGGCTTCGATTTGATGCCCGACATAGTTGATCAGGCAAAGCAAAACGCCGAGAACAGCGGGGCCAAGTTCGATATACTTCACGACATGGATGAGGCATTCAAAGATGCAGATATTGTGATTCCGAAGTCATGGGGTGGCTTCTACGTCTCAGAAGATCCTCAGGAGATCATGGAAGAAGTGAGAAAGAATAAAGACTGGATTTGCACACCCGAGAGAATGAAGCTTGCAAATAGGAGAGCGGTCTACATGCATGCTCTTCCCGCGGATAGGGGCAGAGAGGTCGTCGACGAGGTAATAGACGGTCCTCAGTCAATCGTTATAGACGAGGCGGAGAACAGACTTCACACAGCTAAGGCTGTAATGGCGCTTACTATGGGCGGAAGACCGTGA
- a CDS encoding YgeY family selenium metabolism-linked hydrolase: MTNVSRHLLTKAESYREELAAFLSDLVSIKSFSAGEREVVQRIREEMDKVGFDEVIVDGLGNIMGRIGSGKKVIAMDAHIDTVEVGNEKLWKVDPFGGVVRDGIIYGRGASDQKAGMAAMVYGAKIMKEEGLLGDFTLYVTGTVMEEDCDGLCWRYIVQEDGIRPDFVVITEPTNLNIYRGHRGRMELQIKTSGLSCHASAPERGVNAIYKMGRIIQEIERLNERIKDDAFLGKGTIAVTQIFFKSPSQNAVADECTIQLDRRLTAGETKETVVKELEEAIQMAGEQAEIVELFYERPSYTGTVYPVEKYFPTWVMEEDSEIVQKTVNTFREVFGEEPFVDKWTFSTNGIATAGVFSIPTIGFGPANEIYAHSPDDQCPIDHLVKAAAMYALLPLRLSQ; encoded by the coding sequence GTGACAAACGTGTCAAGACATCTACTTACCAAGGCTGAATCATACCGTGAGGAACTTGCCGCTTTTCTAAGCGATCTCGTAAGCATCAAGAGCTTTTCTGCCGGTGAAAGGGAGGTTGTCCAGAGAATTCGCGAAGAGATGGACAAGGTGGGCTTCGACGAAGTCATAGTCGATGGTCTGGGAAACATCATGGGTAGAATCGGATCGGGCAAGAAAGTTATTGCCATGGACGCACATATCGATACCGTAGAAGTGGGAAATGAAAAGCTCTGGAAGGTAGATCCTTTCGGAGGAGTTGTTAGAGATGGCATAATCTACGGGAGAGGTGCTTCCGATCAAAAAGCTGGAATGGCTGCAATGGTCTACGGGGCAAAGATAATGAAAGAAGAGGGACTGCTGGGAGATTTCACTCTCTACGTTACAGGAACTGTGATGGAAGAGGATTGCGATGGCCTCTGCTGGAGGTACATAGTTCAGGAAGACGGCATTAGGCCTGACTTCGTGGTCATTACCGAACCGACGAATCTAAATATCTACAGGGGGCACAGGGGAAGAATGGAGCTTCAAATAAAAACCTCGGGGCTTTCCTGTCACGCGAGCGCACCCGAACGGGGAGTCAATGCTATCTACAAGATGGGCCGTATCATACAGGAGATAGAGAGGCTCAATGAGAGGATAAAAGATGACGCTTTCCTAGGGAAGGGGACGATAGCCGTTACTCAGATATTCTTCAAATCTCCCTCCCAAAACGCAGTAGCCGACGAATGCACCATCCAGCTAGACAGAAGGTTGACGGCGGGAGAGACAAAAGAGACGGTAGTAAAAGAACTGGAAGAGGCCATTCAAATGGCCGGGGAGCAGGCGGAGATTGTAGAACTCTTCTACGAAAGACCTTCATATACCGGAACTGTGTATCCCGTCGAGAAGTACTTCCCAACGTGGGTAATGGAAGAGGACAGCGAAATAGTGCAGAAGACCGTAAACACTTTTAGAGAAGTTTTCGGTGAGGAGCCTTTCGTTGACAAGTGGACATTCTCGACAAATGGAATAGCAACAGCAGGTGTCTTTTCGATACCGACGATCGGATTCGGGCCCGCTAACGAGATCTACGCGCACAGTCCCGATGATCAGTGCCCCATCGACCATCTGGTAAAGGCTGCGGCTATGTACGCTCTTCTTCCTTTAAGGCTTTCACAATAG